A portion of the Paenibacillus marchantiae genome contains these proteins:
- a CDS encoding replication initiation and membrane attachment family protein, with the protein MRMKNLHHYTEHHRYCVYREFGLSALDDRMLTGAYQPMVGAFAIGLYRLLFQHLPGEQVGYSPLEQQRRLFMTLGLEPSEKGRKYLVEQASKLEAVGLLQTSRLYIPENDDYIYEYELQPPLSPAEFFRTQHLTLLLRDKIGKFAVLSLRSGFSAIESGDAPYPAANKENISVPFYDIFELNTHVIDYELEQALSEVSTSAQRSGISGAAEENSLNYADIILRFPRESVNRRHVEQLRFDHEQLGIVNYVVNKFNLSVQDVCRLLDEDDIFNPQGQLVLDDLQHKASLQFRQTKKRHEQQTVQAAKVVALRQHMEEPEHKEDSGEPPVEHVVQMEYYVEVPPQFSTKCDIHQYNMMLRNEPYTRLLQTFFPGAVPDNLVDIFEKIDLSYKLPGEVINVLIHYLMALLVSGGEQRINRNFVEAIASNMLLKQVNSYEKAVQYIRDQAKVKGKQAAGAAGTRSRTYGKGTKAKPEIPIVQDIGADGDAVSEEEFEEMMRFAQQMQASKQKGTS; encoded by the coding sequence ATGCGCATGAAGAATTTGCACCATTATACTGAACATCATCGCTACTGCGTATACAGGGAGTTTGGACTTAGTGCCCTGGATGACCGCATGCTCACCGGAGCGTATCAGCCAATGGTAGGTGCCTTTGCGATAGGCTTGTATCGACTGCTATTTCAGCATCTTCCCGGTGAACAGGTCGGTTACTCGCCGCTTGAACAGCAACGGAGGCTGTTCATGACGTTGGGACTCGAGCCCAGCGAGAAAGGGCGCAAGTATTTGGTGGAGCAGGCATCCAAGCTTGAAGCCGTTGGTTTGCTTCAGACTTCTCGGCTGTATATTCCGGAAAATGACGACTACATTTATGAATATGAGCTGCAACCTCCGCTCTCTCCGGCAGAATTTTTCCGTACACAGCATTTGACACTGTTGCTTCGTGACAAAATCGGCAAGTTCGCCGTACTCTCACTACGTTCCGGTTTTTCGGCGATAGAGAGCGGTGACGCGCCTTACCCAGCAGCGAATAAAGAGAATATTTCCGTTCCTTTTTACGATATATTTGAATTGAATACCCATGTCATTGATTATGAACTGGAACAAGCGTTGTCGGAAGTTTCGACTTCGGCCCAGCGCAGCGGGATAAGTGGTGCGGCCGAAGAGAACAGCCTGAATTATGCCGACATTATATTGCGTTTTCCGCGTGAGTCGGTCAATCGCCGTCATGTGGAGCAATTGCGGTTCGATCACGAACAGCTCGGCATTGTGAATTATGTGGTGAACAAGTTCAATCTCAGCGTACAGGATGTATGTCGTTTGTTGGATGAAGATGATATCTTTAACCCACAGGGGCAGCTGGTGCTGGATGATCTTCAACACAAGGCAAGCCTGCAGTTCAGACAGACCAAGAAGCGACATGAGCAGCAGACGGTGCAGGCAGCGAAGGTTGTTGCTCTCAGACAGCATATGGAGGAGCCTGAGCATAAAGAGGATTCCGGTGAACCGCCTGTCGAACATGTGGTACAGATGGAATACTACGTCGAAGTGCCTCCGCAATTTTCGACCAAGTGTGATATTCATCAATACAATATGATGCTGCGTAATGAGCCTTACACACGATTGCTTCAGACGTTCTTCCCTGGTGCCGTACCGGACAACCTGGTGGACATTTTTGAGAAGATCGACCTCAGTTACAAGTTGCCTGGTGAAGTGATCAATGTGCTGATTCATTATTTGATGGCATTGCTTGTATCCGGCGGTGAGCAAAGAATTAACCGTAACTTTGTTGAGGCTATTGCCTCCAACATGCTGCTCAAGCAGGTGAATTCCTATGAGAAGGCGGTACAATACATTCGTGACCAAGCTAAGGTCAAAGGCAAACAGGCTGCTGGTGCAGCTGGAACCCGTTCCCGTACATACGGCAAAGGAACCAAAGCCAAACCCGAAATTCCGATTGTACAAGACATAGGCGCCGACGGCGATGCCGTATCCGAAGAAGAGTTCGAAGAGATGATGAGGTTTGCCCAGCAGATGCAGGCAAGCAAACAAAAGGGAACTTCATAA
- a CDS encoding YuiB family protein — protein sequence MQFIPVLVLMVLFFVMMFGIGFILNMLMKTTWFPSYLFIIVILPVVVYSLWDHTASLMSHLGSFHIVDYMTGVAGLAGAVISGWAIRKLRLGGYKMF from the coding sequence ATGCAGTTTATACCTGTGCTGGTATTAATGGTGTTATTTTTCGTTATGATGTTTGGTATCGGTTTCATTCTGAATATGCTGATGAAGACAACCTGGTTTCCTTCCTATCTGTTCATTATTGTCATTCTGCCTGTCGTCGTGTATTCCTTATGGGATCATACGGCATCGTTGATGTCGCATTTGGGTTCTTTCCATATTGTAGACTATATGACGGGCGTAGCTGGACTTGCTGGAGCGGTCATCAGTGGCTGGGCCATTCGCAAACTTCGTCTGGGTGGGTACAAAATGTTTTAA